In the Populus trichocarpa isolate Nisqually-1 chromosome 8, P.trichocarpa_v4.1, whole genome shotgun sequence genome, TGACAGTTTCAAAGTATTAgttaataaacaaaatgatatcTTGACTGGATGAAAAATTGCCATTCCTGAGAAGAAAATAATCGCACTGGACATTTTGATATCTCCAAAAGCAGGAGGTTCTCGTTAGATATGATCTCTCATTAAGATTTTGGAGAAATGcaattctataaataaatcacaatTACATCCTAATGCATTTGAAACAACTCTGCTAATTTAGTAAAGATGGCGTGTCTAAATAACAGTGGATTGGATATGCAGAAAGTTTACTATGTTGTCTTTCAGTCTCTTTGACAATTCAATGGTATGGAGAGGTGGGTTCCAAAAGTATAATCTCCTCTTTGCAAGAAAGATAGCTACTGAATAGGCCATGCTTCAGCCCCAGAAAGGCTCAAGTCTTATATTATTTCTGGATCTTTTCAAAGATGCAGTAAGAAGTTTCTAACAGAAAAAACtgtttaaagagagagagagagagatgtgcATGCCACGGCTGAAGATTATATAAATTGGGTGCTAAATAATATAAGTAAAATAGTTATAGTTATTGTGCTCACAGCCAGTAAAGCCATCCGAATACTCCTCTCTTCCTCATCCTGATTGGAAtacttctccttcatcttcttAAGCTTACTCCTCTGACCACGAATGATTTTCCCACCGCCTTGCTTATTGTTTTGAACATGCTTTTCAGGTTGGTCAACAGAAACAACATTGTCTTTCAATTCTTCCTTTTCCCGCTCAACTTCTGCATCTGTAGCACTACTTCTCTGACCTTTCTTGAGCTTCCTTCTCTCAGCTTTTGAAATATAAGGTTTATCTCTTGCTTCTTCATGATGTTCTTCCGTCATGTCAACTTGTAATGGTTCAACTCCATAATTTTTACTGGACACAGCAGTAGGTCCAAGCCCAAGAGCTCTATCAATGAGATCCTCGAGTTGTGGGGTAACTGGAGCAACATCGTTTCCGACAACATcagataaattttcaatattgACACCATTAAGGGAAGTCTCTTGGACAGAAGATTCATGTAAAATGGTATTGGAGACAGTCAAGTCATTAGAATGGCTTTCTGATTCTAACACAAGTTCTTTTCCAGCAACTTCCTCCTCCTCTGACTCAGAATCAGAAATTTCCTTGAGAGGCTGACTTTCTTCAACATCATTCACCCCATCCTCCTCACCTCTAACCCTCCTTTCATTTAAATGGGAGCCCAAAGAGCTCTCGTCTAAGCGAAACAACAACCCAAAGCCCATTATAAGAGGATGTGGTGGGAGAAAATTCTTTTTCCCACGGATCATGAAACTCCCAACAGTAAGATATTCTCCAGTAGGAGCAGTTTTACTGACCTGGTGAGGGTACACCCACCAAGCACTAGTGACAATCTTCGAATCCCATGCCTGACTGTGGCAAACCTACAACACAACATAATTTGATTGTGAAGTTGACTCATGCGGTAACATATACTTCAGTATgcaatgaaataaaatagatatgaaCAGGATAGTGGGAGATATGACTTACTGTAAAACATCCAGCTTGATTTAAAGTGAGAGGAGGTACAGGTTGTTCAGGCCTGTGATTTTTTATCACAGTACTGGAAGCTCCATGCAGATCTGCATGGACATACCTGTTCCATAGTTTCAATGAATGTCACTACAACATTTACTTGCAGATTTCATGTCAAAAAGACATCTTACTATCTGAATGTTACCGTGGATCAACTCAAAGTCCAAGAAAAGCACTAAAAATATTGTGTTAACAATCTGAGTATTACAGTAAATGACTCACAAATCTCCTTTTGACACATAACGCTTGACTATCATCTCATTTTGCTGAGCATCACGTCCACTAATAACCAAATAGTTCTCACTGCTGATGAACCAattaaatttctcaaaccaGTGAACTTTACGCATGTGTGATATAGTGGCAACAGATTTTTCCTGCATTCACCACCAGCATAGGCATGTAAACGATAAAATTCAGAAGACAGAATGTCCCAGTTTATCATAACAATTAAATTACACGTAGCAGATTCTTAGACAATCAATGATAAATACGCAAACCTTCTTTAAATTATGACATGGACACAGAAGCGCGCGCACACAGTATTCAGAAATAAATGGTCTCGTGTACACTAGGCCATCAATACATCCTACTAATGCTTGTATTAAATAATGTAAAGCTATCAACTTTTACCCTGTGACATGATATCCATCAAAAGACATTTAAGCTGCCCAACCTAGTCAAATACATCACACTTCGTGCTAATACTAatgaattttgaagtttttaaatacaaaaaatgcaGATGCTTCTTGTAAGCACAAgacctttattatttaatagttaACAAACTAATATGCATAGCATGCCACAATCCTGTATTTctatattaacaatttaaagaTACCTGGGAAAGCTGGAGACGGGTTTTTTTCTCAGCAGCTTTAAAAGCTTTTTCATGTGCAGTAACAGTTTTTTCCTGCTTGCTCTCCTGCTTTTTCTTCAGTTCATACCACCTCCGTGCATTGGCATGTGCAGAAAGTGCTAAATCGACTTCTACCTGAAAGTTGAAATATGGCAATATTACATAAATAGATAAAGCAACAGCATGAGTGATAATGCTTGTATCTTATGCTATGTATTACATGCAAAGACTTAAATCAAAAGACATAGCTCGAAACCAATAATGTCTAAATTAGAAATCATGTGCATGAATTGACATTAGCAATAAAAAGTTGACAACACAAAAGACAGTTTCTTGATTCACTTTTACAAGGTGTGCTTAAATTACACTAGTCATAATTTGGACTGAAGTAACACCTTATCCACCGGAAATGTCTTTTCATCATCATCCATTTCATCAAGATTATTGCTTAATAGCAATGTCATGCAGTTCTTTTCAAAATGGAGCTTGTCAATTAAGCCAGCGACAGGGTTTCCTGCCTTCTTCTCATCCTTCACCATCCGAGCAAGATCCTCCCAACCCATTCCCTTTGCAAGAGCCACACGAACAGCTAAGATAGCAGAATTCACATCTTCTAAGTTGTATTCTATTAATTCTGCCATTTTGACACTGTGGTCAACTTCTTTCCTCAGCATTTCCACACGATTTTCCTACACAGAATTGGAATCCAAAGAATTAGGATATgataaatatagataaaattaaatccaaTACAGATAATCCAtgaaaattaatagaaataacATAAAGCCAATGAAACAACAACGAGTGTCCAAGTTTTTGTTCTGTACACACATCCAGAAATAATAGAAAGCCAACTCAACTAAATCCATAGCTTGCATCCATAAATAAGTGCAGTAAACCATCCTTCTGTTTTATAATGCATACTGGATAGTTAACACAGACCTGGTCCAGgcgtattttatttagtttctgAATGGCAGAGCCCTCCTTTGTCTTCTGTTGATGCTCTGACTTTTGACTTTCAATCTTGCTGTAAAACTCATCCAAAGCTGCATCAAATGCATCAAACTTCACATGTTCCCTCATTCTGAACTGGTTCAGCAACAAAGGGCAGAACTCATCGTAGATCTGCAGAGAAAACCACAACAcgctaaaaaaatatcatggaaCTTAAATCTTACTATG is a window encoding:
- the LOC7471088 gene encoding uncharacterized protein LOC7471088 isoform X2, whose product is MVKVRMNTADVAAEVKCLRRLIGMRCSNVYDLSPKTYVFKLMNSSGVTESGESEKVLLLMESGVRLHTTAYVRDKSNTPSGFTLKLRKHIRARRLEDVRQLGYDRIVLFQFGLGANAHYVILELYSQGNIILADSEFMVLTLLRSHRDDDKGVAIMSRHRYPTEICRVFERSTAEKLQKALTSLKELENSNPVKVDADGGDSNVSDKPMKEKQGKNKGGKSSVPSKNTNEGNRVKQATLKTVLGEVLGYGPALSEHIILDAGLVPNTKFSKDNKLDDETIQVLVKAVAKFENWLQDIISGDKVPEGYILMQNKNLGKDCPPSDSGSSVQIYDEFCPLLLNQFRMREHVKFDAFDAALDEFYSKIESQKSEHQQKTKEGSAIQKLNKIRLDQENRVEMLRKEVDHSVKMAELIEYNLEDVNSAILAVRVALAKGMGWEDLARMVKDEKKAGNPVAGLIDKLHFEKNCMTLLLSNNLDEMDDDEKTFPVDKVEVDLALSAHANARRWYELKKKQESKQEKTVTAHEKAFKAAEKKTRLQLSQEKSVATISHMRKVHWFEKFNWFISSENYLVISGRDAQQNEMIVKRYVSKGDLYVHADLHGASSTVIKNHRPEQPVPPLTLNQAGCFTVCHSQAWDSKIVTSAWWVYPHQVSKTAPTGEYLTVGSFMIRGKKNFLPPHPLIMGFGLLFRLDESSLGSHLNERRVRGEEDGVNDVEESQPLKEISDSESEEEEVAGKELVLESESHSNDLTVSNTILHESSVQETSLNGVNIENLSDVVGNDVAPVTPQLEDLIDRALGLGPTAVSSKNYGVEPLQVDMTEEHHEEARDKPYISKAERRKLKKGQRSSATDAEVEREKEELKDNVVSVDQPEKHVQNNKQGGGKIIRGQRSKLKKMKEKYSNQDEEERSIRMALLASAGNTRKNDGEIQNGNEATDKGKISITGTEDALKVCYKCKKAGHLSRDCPEHPDDSLNSRADGAVDKSHVSLVDSTSEVDRVAMEEEDIHEIGEQEKERLNDLDYLTGNPLPIDILSYAVPVCGPYSAVQSYKYRVKVIPGTVKKGKAARTAMNLFSHMPDATSREKELMKACTDPELVAAIVGNVKITAAGLAQLKQKQKKVKKNNKGES
- the LOC7471088 gene encoding uncharacterized protein LOC7471088 isoform X1 translates to MVKVRMNTADVAAEVKCLRRLIGMRCSNVYDLSPKTYVFKLMNSSGVTESGESEKVLLLMESGVRLHTTAYVRDKSNTPSGFTLKLRKHIRARRLEDVRQLGYDRIVLFQFGLGANAHYVILELYSQGNIILADSEFMVLTLLRSHRDDDKGVAIMSRHRYPTEICRVFERSTAEKLQKALTSLKELENSNPVKVDADGGDSNVSDKPMKVDADGGDSNVSDKPMKEKQGKNKGGKSSVPSKNTNEGNRVKQATLKTVLGEVLGYGPALSEHIILDAGLVPNTKFSKDNKLDDETIQVLVKAVAKFENWLQDIISGDKVPEGYILMQNKNLGKDCPPSDSGSSVQIYDEFCPLLLNQFRMREHVKFDAFDAALDEFYSKIESQKSEHQQKTKEGSAIQKLNKIRLDQENRVEMLRKEVDHSVKMAELIEYNLEDVNSAILAVRVALAKGMGWEDLARMVKDEKKAGNPVAGLIDKLHFEKNCMTLLLSNNLDEMDDDEKTFPVDKVEVDLALSAHANARRWYELKKKQESKQEKTVTAHEKAFKAAEKKTRLQLSQEKSVATISHMRKVHWFEKFNWFISSENYLVISGRDAQQNEMIVKRYVSKGDLYVHADLHGASSTVIKNHRPEQPVPPLTLNQAGCFTVCHSQAWDSKIVTSAWWVYPHQVSKTAPTGEYLTVGSFMIRGKKNFLPPHPLIMGFGLLFRLDESSLGSHLNERRVRGEEDGVNDVEESQPLKEISDSESEEEEVAGKELVLESESHSNDLTVSNTILHESSVQETSLNGVNIENLSDVVGNDVAPVTPQLEDLIDRALGLGPTAVSSKNYGVEPLQVDMTEEHHEEARDKPYISKAERRKLKKGQRSSATDAEVEREKEELKDNVVSVDQPEKHVQNNKQGGGKIIRGQRSKLKKMKEKYSNQDEEERSIRMALLASAGNTRKNDGEIQNGNEATDKGKISITGTEDALKVCYKCKKAGHLSRDCPEHPDDSLNSRADGAVDKSHVSLVDSTSEVDRVAMEEEDIHEIGEQEKERLNDLDYLTGNPLPIDILSYAVPVCGPYSAVQSYKYRVKVIPGTVKKGKAARTAMNLFSHMPDATSREKELMKACTDPELVAAIVGNVKITAAGLAQLKQKQKKVKKNNKGES